The Dehalogenimonas lykanthroporepellens BL-DC-9 genome includes a window with the following:
- a CDS encoding conserved hypothetical protein (KEGG: deg:DehalGT_1034 hypothetical protein), with amino-acid sequence MSYQPKVLTCCDCGSGFTFSVEDQEFFAQKGFTNEPKRCPDCRTARKAERGNSGGFGGGRGNFGGGARQMFPATCSDCGKSTEVPFEPRNGKPVYCSDCYRKVSARY; translated from the coding sequence ATGTCTTATCAACCCAAAGTCCTCACCTGCTGTGACTGCGGCTCCGGTTTCACTTTCAGCGTGGAAGATCAGGAATTTTTCGCGCAAAAAGGTTTCACCAACGAGCCCAAGCGTTGTCCTGATTGCCGCACTGCCCGCAAGGCTGAGCGCGGTAACAGCGGCGGTTTCGGTGGCGGTCGCGGTAACTTCGGCGGCGGCGCTCGCCAGATGTTCCCGGCTACCTGTTCCGACTGTGGCAAGTCCACTGAGGTTCCGTTCGAGCCCCGCAACGGCAAGCCTGTTTATTGCAGTGACTGCTATCGCAAAGTCAGCGCCAGATACTAA
- a CDS encoding SMF family protein (KEGG: neu:NE2521 hypothetical protein~PFAM: SMF family protein; double-stranded RNA-specific adenosine deaminase (DRADA)~SMART: double-stranded RNA-specific adenosine deaminase (DRADA)), translating to MNTISENTQAILLLTAPLIVSRGAVPTNILTHTEYKKLATCLMTLEKEPADLLGEKSEELLDALTGLFDKSRLGSLLERGFLLSQATDYWAARGIWVISRADQEYPSRFKAKLKDNSPAILYGCGDPSILEGGGLAVVGSRKVDEQLRDYAQKVGRLAAAGNIGIVSGGARGIDRASMRGALECEGRAVGVLADSLTKASVERENRQFFIDERLVLITPFNPSAGFNVGNAMNRNKLIYALADAALVVNSDYKTGGTWAGAYEQLKKLKYARVFVRNSKGESKGLEELSKLGAEEWPEPEDKYDLQNILMNSPQKEQPVQPEMPMIAEDQAIPEVAIITDEPKSNQNNPEPDEEVVTEDLGTRILKALKKDPTPTTPTSLIKTLGVKNTEINSCLKALLKEGKVQKLTNPVRYTIMPPKMI from the coding sequence ATGAACACAATTTCAGAAAATACACAGGCTATACTACTGCTCACCGCTCCTTTGATAGTAAGCCGGGGCGCTGTGCCAACTAATATCCTGACGCACACCGAGTACAAAAAACTGGCAACTTGCCTGATGACGCTTGAAAAAGAGCCAGCTGACCTGCTGGGCGAGAAATCAGAGGAATTACTAGATGCACTGACCGGCCTGTTCGACAAGTCACGACTGGGAAGCTTGCTGGAGCGCGGATTTCTTCTCAGCCAAGCGACCGATTATTGGGCGGCGCGGGGAATCTGGGTTATCAGCCGCGCCGACCAGGAATACCCAAGCAGATTTAAGGCGAAACTGAAGGACAATTCACCTGCGATATTATACGGATGTGGAGACCCTAGTATTCTGGAAGGGGGAGGGCTGGCAGTAGTCGGCTCCCGAAAGGTTGATGAACAACTACGCGACTATGCCCAAAAAGTCGGCCGGCTCGCCGCGGCAGGTAATATCGGCATAGTGTCCGGCGGAGCAAGAGGTATTGACCGGGCATCTATGAGGGGGGCTTTGGAATGTGAAGGACGGGCGGTTGGTGTTTTAGCGGATAGTTTGACAAAAGCGTCGGTTGAGAGAGAAAACCGGCAATTTTTTATTGACGAAAGGCTAGTGCTAATAACACCTTTCAACCCTTCAGCCGGTTTCAATGTGGGCAACGCAATGAATCGAAATAAGCTTATCTACGCACTGGCAGATGCCGCATTGGTGGTTAATTCGGATTACAAAACCGGCGGGACATGGGCCGGAGCTTATGAGCAACTGAAAAAACTGAAATACGCGCGAGTGTTCGTTCGTAACAGCAAAGGGGAATCAAAAGGGCTGGAAGAATTGTCAAAATTGGGAGCCGAGGAATGGCCGGAGCCTGAAGATAAATACGACTTACAGAACATCTTGATGAACTCCCCGCAAAAAGAACAGCCGGTCCAACCCGAAATGCCAATGATAGCAGAAGACCAAGCTATACCGGAAGTTGCCATAATTACCGATGAACCAAAATCAAACCAGAATAACCCGGAACCCGATGAAGAAGTAGTGACTGAAGATTTAGGAACCAGGATACTGAAAGCTCTGAAAAAAGACCCAACACCGACAACCCCCACCAGCCTGATTAAGACGTTAGGCGTAAAAAATACTGAAATAAATAGTTGCTTGAAAGCCTTGTTAAAGGAAGGCAAAGTCCAGAAGTTAACCAACCCTGTGCGTTATACGATAATGCCTCCTAAAATGATCTAA
- a CDS encoding RNP-1 like RNA-binding protein (KEGG: lbl:LBL_1809 RNA-binding protein~PFAM: RNP-1 like RNA-binding protein~SMART: RNP-1 like RNA-binding protein) translates to MNSINLYVGNLEPSVTEDELRTLFLQFGQVTRVLVKNDHRRGDVHSTSSGYVEMPSVKDGNAAIEGLNGRVLRGQTLSVIEAMPMSPGRVPEKRRRGVGGRTVNYRR, encoded by the coding sequence GTGAACAGTATCAATCTATATGTGGGCAATCTGGAGCCGAGCGTCACCGAAGATGAGTTGCGGACTCTGTTCTTGCAGTTCGGGCAGGTGACCAGGGTTTTGGTGAAAAACGATCACCGTCGCGGCGACGTCCATTCTACCAGTTCCGGCTACGTGGAGATGCCGTCGGTCAAGGACGGCAATGCCGCCATCGAAGGTTTGAACGGCAGAGTGTTACGAGGGCAGACCTTGAGCGTCATCGAGGCCATGCCGATGTCACCCGGCCGGGTCCCCGAGAAACGGCGGCGAGGCGTGGGGGGCAGGACGGTTAATTACCGGAGATGA
- a CDS encoding hypothetical protein (KEGG: det:DET0626 hypothetical protein) — protein sequence MNLLEGRLADDDTASPYPCFCCGVCCARYQVRMTRDEAEYIARELGLDWADFIREYLDQTWPSAHTFLARHNQSGCVFLEPQSDSRVFFCRIQSFKPVDCRDWQASLAKDDCRQGLKKLWSLKADDRGNLSGAPAVLAEFRGLLEKLG from the coding sequence ATGAATTTACTCGAAGGCCGTCTGGCCGATGACGACACCGCGTCCCCGTATCCCTGTTTCTGTTGCGGCGTCTGCTGTGCCCGCTACCAGGTGCGCATGACCCGGGACGAAGCCGAGTATATCGCCCGGGAACTGGGTCTGGACTGGGCTGATTTCATCCGGGAATACCTGGACCAGACCTGGCCTTCGGCGCATACTTTTCTGGCTCGCCACAACCAAAGCGGCTGTGTCTTTCTGGAACCTCAATCCGACAGCCGGGTCTTTTTCTGTCGCATCCAGTCGTTCAAGCCGGTCGACTGTCGGGACTGGCAGGCTTCGCTGGCCAAAGACGATTGTCGTCAGGGTCTGAAAAAATTATGGAGCCTTAAGGCGGATGACCGCGGCAACCTCAGCGGCGCCCCGGCTGTTTTGGCAGAGTTCCGTGGTTTGCTGGAAAAACTTGGCTGA
- a CDS encoding Type I site-specific deoxyribonuclease (PFAM: EcoEI R domain protein; type III restriction protein res subunit; protein of unknown function DUF450~KEGG: gbm:Gbem_3568 type III restriction protein res subunit~SMART: DEAD-like helicase) — MNEAETRAEYIDPALTTAGWGTTAESKVRREFFITRGRIEGQGRRGKPLKADYVLEYRNTKLAVIEAKAWDEKLTEGVGQAKDYAEKMKLRFTYSANGKGIYAIDMETGAEGEIRSFPTPDELWNMTFTKANAWRDRFAMVPLPDKSGSWKIHFYQEIAVNKVLQAIANGKKRILLTMATGTGKTAVAFQIAWKLFQTRWNLSGEPTRRPRILFLADRNNLADQAYNDFTSFSAFPEDGMVRIKPDDIRKKERVPKNGSVFFTIFQTFMSGPPTDGEPTPYFGEYPPDFFDFIVIDECHRGGANDESTWRAILEYFSPATQLGLTATPKRRDNVDTYAYFGEPVYVYSLKEGINDGFLTPFKVKQYATTLDEYVYTPDDLVLEGEVEYGKRYTETDFNRIIEIKEREKHRVELFMEQINQNEKTLVFCATQDHALAVRDLINQMKASRAPNYCARVTANDGAIGDQHLRDFQDNEKTIPTILTTSQKLSTGVDARNIRNIVLMRPINSIIEFKQIIGRGTRIYDGKYYFTIHDFVKAYLLFNDTEWDGEPIEPVELKTCPVCGHRPCRCEKPAKICDVCGQTPCECVKEPCPVCGELNCICNKQTRTKVKLADGKERNIQHMMVTSYWHPDGKPVSSQQFMELLYGKLPEFFKDEAELRQLWSIPETRRKLLNGLAENGFGKEQLAEMQKIIDAENSDLFDVLAHISWALAPVSREKRAENAKSVIHTSFDSNQQEFLDFVLSHYVNVGVEELDEDKLNPLLNLKYHSTFDALRILGDVDEIRRVFRGFQKYLYNPAKGSQV; from the coding sequence ATGAACGAAGCCGAAACCAGAGCCGAATACATCGACCCCGCACTAACGACGGCAGGCTGGGGGACGACAGCCGAAAGCAAAGTGCGGCGGGAGTTTTTTATCACCCGCGGCCGGATAGAAGGGCAAGGCCGGCGCGGCAAGCCGCTCAAGGCTGATTATGTGCTGGAATACCGAAATACCAAACTGGCGGTAATAGAAGCGAAGGCCTGGGATGAGAAACTGACCGAGGGGGTGGGACAGGCCAAGGACTACGCTGAAAAGATGAAACTGCGCTTCACCTATTCAGCCAATGGCAAAGGTATCTACGCCATAGATATGGAAACCGGTGCCGAAGGCGAAATCCGGAGCTTCCCGACACCTGACGAACTGTGGAATATGACCTTTACCAAAGCCAACGCCTGGCGGGACCGATTTGCCATGGTGCCTTTACCGGATAAAAGCGGCAGTTGGAAGATACATTTCTACCAGGAAATTGCCGTCAACAAGGTGTTACAGGCAATAGCCAACGGAAAAAAGCGGATTCTGCTGACCATGGCCACCGGCACAGGAAAAACTGCCGTAGCCTTTCAGATAGCCTGGAAGCTTTTTCAGACCAGGTGGAACCTGTCCGGCGAACCGACCAGGCGGCCGCGGATACTGTTCCTGGCAGACCGGAATAACCTGGCCGACCAGGCTTACAACGATTTTACATCATTTTCCGCGTTCCCCGAAGACGGTATGGTGCGGATTAAGCCGGATGACATCAGGAAAAAGGAACGGGTGCCGAAAAACGGCAGTGTGTTTTTTACCATCTTCCAAACCTTCATGAGCGGCCCGCCGACAGACGGCGAACCGACTCCCTACTTTGGCGAATATCCGCCTGATTTCTTCGATTTCATCGTCATCGACGAATGCCACCGGGGTGGAGCCAATGACGAAAGCACCTGGCGGGCTATACTGGAGTATTTCAGCCCGGCAACCCAGCTTGGCCTGACGGCCACACCCAAACGGCGGGATAACGTGGATACCTACGCCTACTTTGGTGAACCGGTATATGTCTATTCACTGAAAGAAGGTATCAACGATGGGTTTTTAACACCGTTCAAGGTTAAGCAATACGCTACCACCCTGGATGAATACGTCTATACTCCAGATGACCTGGTGCTGGAAGGCGAGGTGGAGTACGGCAAACGCTATACCGAAACCGACTTCAACCGAATTATCGAGATAAAGGAACGAGAGAAACACCGGGTTGAACTGTTCATGGAGCAGATTAACCAGAATGAGAAAACGCTGGTGTTCTGCGCTACCCAGGACCATGCGCTGGCGGTGCGCGACCTGATAAACCAGATGAAAGCCAGCCGTGCCCCCAACTACTGCGCGCGGGTAACCGCCAATGACGGGGCAATAGGCGACCAGCACCTGCGTGACTTCCAGGACAATGAAAAAACCATCCCGACCATACTGACGACATCTCAGAAACTTTCCACCGGCGTGGATGCCCGCAATATCCGCAATATAGTGCTTATGCGCCCGATAAACTCAATCATCGAGTTCAAGCAGATCATCGGCCGGGGCACCCGCATTTATGACGGCAAGTATTACTTTACCATTCACGATTTTGTTAAAGCCTACCTGCTCTTCAACGACACTGAATGGGACGGTGAGCCGATAGAGCCGGTTGAGTTGAAGACGTGTCCAGTATGCGGTCATCGCCCCTGCCGTTGTGAAAAGCCGGCGAAGATATGTGATGTCTGCGGACAAACGCCATGTGAATGTGTAAAGGAGCCATGCCCGGTATGCGGTGAATTGAACTGCATCTGTAATAAGCAGACTCGCACCAAAGTGAAACTGGCTGACGGAAAGGAACGGAACATCCAGCACATGATGGTGACCAGCTACTGGCATCCCGACGGAAAACCGGTTTCATCACAGCAATTTATGGAACTGCTATATGGCAAACTTCCGGAATTCTTCAAGGATGAGGCGGAACTACGACAGCTCTGGAGCATTCCAGAAACCCGAAGAAAACTGTTGAATGGACTGGCGGAAAATGGCTTCGGAAAAGAACAATTGGCTGAGATGCAGAAAATCATCGACGCTGAAAACAGCGACCTGTTCGATGTGCTGGCTCATATCAGCTGGGCGCTGGCACCGGTGAGCCGTGAGAAACGGGCGGAAAATGCCAAATCAGTTATACACACCAGTTTCGACAGCAACCAGCAGGAATTCCTGGATTTCGTGCTGTCACATTATGTCAACGTGGGGGTTGAGGAACTTGATGAAGATAAGCTCAATCCCCTGCTCAATTTGAAATATCACTCTACCTTTGACGCGCTACGGATACTTGGCGACGTGGATGAAATACGCCGGGTATTCCGTGGGTTTCAAAAGTATTTATATAACCCGGCCAAGGGTTCACAGGTGTAG
- a CDS encoding twitching motility protein (TIGRFAM: twitching motility protein~PFAM: type II secretion system protein E~KEGG: deb:DehaBAV1_1171 twitching motility protein~SMART: AAA ATPase) produces the protein MDVIRLIHKAGELKASDLQLVIDSPPLVRVDGELEPLDGEAELTPHDIDVALTQITDEDQRQKFLLNKELDFAYSLDDFGRLRCNVARQMNGISLAIRILPPRILTIDELELPQIFKELITEPRGLILVTGPTGSGKSTTLAAMIHHMNLTDGYHIITIEDPVEYVHKRIRSAITQRQLGDDTESYASALRHVLRQNPDVIMLGEIRDAETAAAALSVAETGHLVLSTSHAPSAPQALERIIDLFAPHERHLAEARLASLLIAIACQSLVPRADGPGRIAAVEILLANPAARNMVREGKIHHLHNVITTHRELGMITLDEALAELYKAGRISLKNLFKYCNDANEVKKYLGSTIARVEHDRVT, from the coding sequence ATGGACGTGATCCGGCTCATCCATAAGGCCGGTGAGCTCAAGGCTTCCGACCTGCAGTTGGTAATCGACAGCCCGCCCCTGGTCCGGGTGGACGGAGAGCTGGAGCCCCTTGACGGGGAAGCCGAACTGACCCCTCACGATATCGACGTAGCCCTGACCCAGATTACCGACGAAGACCAGCGTCAGAAATTTCTGCTGAACAAGGAACTGGACTTCGCCTATTCTCTGGATGATTTCGGGCGATTGCGCTGTAATGTTGCCAGGCAGATGAACGGCATCAGCCTGGCCATCCGCATCCTGCCGCCCCGGATTCTGACCATCGACGAGCTGGAACTGCCTCAGATATTCAAGGAATTAATTACCGAGCCGCGCGGGTTGATACTGGTGACCGGCCCGACCGGCTCCGGTAAATCCACCACCCTGGCGGCCATGATTCACCACATGAACCTGACCGACGGGTATCACATCATCACCATCGAAGACCCGGTAGAATATGTTCACAAACGCATCAGAAGTGCCATCACCCAGCGGCAACTGGGCGACGACACCGAATCATACGCTTCAGCGCTACGCCACGTCCTGAGGCAGAACCCGGATGTCATCATGCTGGGCGAAATCCGCGATGCCGAAACCGCGGCGGCGGCGCTGTCGGTGGCCGAAACCGGGCATCTGGTGCTGTCCACCTCGCACGCCCCTTCGGCGCCCCAGGCGCTGGAACGCATCATCGACCTGTTCGCGCCCCATGAACGACACCTGGCCGAGGCCCGGCTGGCGTCACTGCTTATAGCTATCGCCTGCCAGTCACTGGTACCCCGGGCCGACGGGCCGGGGCGCATTGCGGCGGTGGAAATACTGCTGGCCAACCCGGCGGCCAGGAACATGGTGCGAGAGGGCAAGATTCACCACCTGCACAACGTCATTACCACCCACCGGGAACTGGGCATGATTACGCTGGACGAAGCGCTGGCTGAACTTTACAAGGCCGGCCGGATATCTCTGAAAAATCTCTTCAAATACTGTAATGACGCCAATGAGGTCAAGAAATACCTCGGCTCGACCATTGCCCGGGTCGAACACGACCGAGTCACTTAA
- a CDS encoding ATP-dependent DNA helicase, RecQ family (TIGRFAM: ATP-dependent DNA helicase, RecQ family~PFAM: DEAD/DEAH box helicase domain protein; helicase domain protein~KEGG: pph:Ppha_1436 DEAD/DEAH box helicase domain protein~SMART: DEAD-like helicase ; helicase domain protein), which translates to MAVYSRARALELLRVGCGKPNAKFREGQEEAIRHIVEGKGRLLVVQKTGWGKSFVYFIAVKLLREQGHGPALLISPLLSLMRNQIQAAEKMGVKAVKIDSTNEANWTDIEESIKNNEIDILLISPERLENKRFNDKVLSKISDKISLIVIDEAHCISDWGHDFRPQYRLIERIIKRLPRNLRMLATTATANNRVMDDLKQILGPHLMVSRGELTRYSLVLQTIIMPNQAERLAWLAEYVPLLEGNGIIYTLTVRDAYRVANWLKSRGLNVEAYTSESENREKLELALLNNNLKALVSTVALGMGYDKPDLAFVIHYQTPGSVVAYYQQVGRAGRALKAAHGILFSGEEDTDITDYFIDSAFPSQAEVSAILNALLEEPSGLTIDELTQTANIGYGRIKQALQLLSLESPAPVVKDGYKWQLTAAKINPEFWERITRLTELRKTEQRQMQDYVRLNHDHMEFLVHALDGDINQIYKPRAPKLSEETDPNLVKDAVRFLQRTEQVIEPRLKWPVGYLPIYGLKGYIPTEFRNKPGKALCVWGDAGWGQMVRKGKYTDSHYPDELVTACVQLYRKWNPQPAPAWVTCIPSTRHPNLVPEFAARLARELKLPFVQVLKKRDQRPEQKTMANSYYQALNLDGSLEIKADIIPNGPVLLVDDMVDSRWTLTIAGWLLTTKGSGPVWPMALSVTSGK; encoded by the coding sequence ATGGCTGTATATTCACGTGCCCGGGCGCTGGAACTGCTGAGAGTAGGCTGTGGCAAACCTAACGCTAAGTTCAGAGAAGGCCAGGAAGAAGCTATACGCCATATTGTCGAGGGCAAGGGCCGATTGTTGGTAGTTCAGAAAACAGGCTGGGGTAAGAGTTTTGTATACTTCATAGCAGTCAAGCTCCTGCGAGAACAAGGCCATGGCCCGGCTCTATTGATCTCCCCCTTGCTGTCACTGATGAGGAATCAGATTCAAGCCGCTGAGAAAATGGGGGTAAAGGCGGTAAAAATAGATTCAACCAATGAGGCTAACTGGACTGATATCGAGGAATCTATCAAGAATAATGAAATTGATATTCTGCTGATCTCTCCGGAAAGACTGGAAAACAAACGCTTCAACGATAAGGTTTTATCAAAGATTTCTGATAAAATTTCTTTAATTGTCATCGATGAGGCACATTGTATCTCCGACTGGGGGCATGATTTCAGGCCGCAGTACCGGCTCATCGAAAGAATAATCAAACGATTACCACGTAACCTGAGAATGCTGGCTACCACCGCCACGGCCAATAACCGGGTTATGGACGATTTGAAACAGATACTGGGGCCACATCTGATGGTATCAAGAGGTGAATTAACCAGGTACTCACTGGTTCTACAAACGATAATCATGCCCAACCAGGCGGAACGCCTGGCATGGCTGGCCGAGTATGTTCCGTTGTTAGAGGGAAACGGTATTATTTATACTCTGACAGTCAGAGACGCGTATCGAGTAGCGAACTGGCTGAAGTCCAGAGGATTGAATGTAGAAGCTTATACCAGCGAATCCGAAAATAGAGAGAAACTAGAGCTGGCTTTATTGAATAACAACTTAAAAGCCTTGGTATCAACGGTAGCTTTGGGTATGGGATACGATAAACCCGACTTGGCCTTTGTCATCCATTACCAGACGCCGGGCTCGGTAGTCGCCTACTATCAACAAGTTGGTCGGGCGGGACGAGCGTTAAAGGCCGCACACGGTATATTGTTCAGCGGCGAAGAAGATACGGATATAACGGATTATTTTATCGACAGCGCTTTCCCTTCACAGGCAGAGGTTAGCGCGATACTAAACGCTTTGTTGGAAGAGCCAAGCGGTTTAACAATTGATGAGTTGACTCAGACAGCAAACATTGGTTACGGGCGTATAAAACAAGCCCTGCAGCTTTTATCTCTGGAGTCTCCGGCCCCTGTTGTTAAAGACGGCTATAAATGGCAACTGACCGCCGCCAAGATAAATCCAGAATTTTGGGAAAGAATAACCAGGCTGACCGAATTACGTAAAACGGAACAACGACAAATGCAGGATTATGTCAGACTGAACCACGACCACATGGAATTCCTGGTGCATGCTCTGGATGGAGACATCAACCAAATATATAAACCAAGAGCCCCGAAACTCTCAGAAGAAACAGACCCAAATCTGGTCAAAGACGCCGTCAGGTTTTTACAGCGCACGGAACAAGTCATTGAACCACGCTTGAAATGGCCGGTAGGCTATCTTCCGATTTACGGTTTGAAAGGATATATTCCGACAGAATTCCGTAACAAGCCGGGCAAAGCGTTGTGTGTCTGGGGAGACGCTGGTTGGGGGCAAATGGTACGTAAAGGTAAATATACAGATTCACATTATCCAGATGAACTGGTAACGGCCTGCGTACAATTATACCGGAAATGGAACCCGCAACCGGCCCCGGCCTGGGTTACCTGTATTCCTTCAACCAGGCATCCTAACCTGGTTCCCGAATTCGCCGCCAGATTGGCGAGGGAGTTGAAACTACCTTTTGTCCAAGTATTGAAGAAAAGAGACCAACGTCCAGAACAGAAAACGATGGCTAACAGTTATTACCAGGCGCTGAATCTGGATGGCTCTCTGGAAATCAAGGCTGATATAATACCGAATGGGCCAGTACTTCTGGTGGACGATATGGTTGATTCAAGATGGACTTTGACGATTGCCGGATGGCTATTGACAACAAAAGGCAGTGGACCGGTGTGGCCGATGGCGCTGTCAGTAACAAGTGGAAAGTAA
- a CDS encoding deoxyguanosinetriphosphate triphosphohydrolase (KEGG: cce:Ccel_1804 deoxyguanosinetriphosphate triphosphohydrolase) — MTADLSSVAAKPGHPEYHRLTARADRLYQRDADPRSPFIRDYNRILHCTAYRRLKNKTQVFYATENDHVCTRIEHVNHVVAISNTIATGFGLNQELTNAIAIGHDVGHAPFGHEGGEILSRLMLETLHKNFWHERNSLWFVDNIETLADPENCQQNLDLTYAVRDGIIAHCGEVDQIGLRPRQDFIRLEDEFNLPAQHQPVSWEGCVIKIADKIAYLGRDIEDAFTLGLYTREDFCRRIADIDPSFPAEFRRLFGIDLAQVSNSYLIHRFILDLFDHSTLESGLCFSAGYYAMMKKLRSFSNRLIYQYPRLKHFVDYARLIIEAIFKELEKYWDDDSAVLLDGIQGIQRFAPRLYREFQDWTVKYSSLLPEEKLARGYRNREVYDYSSRDDYILSVLDFISGMTDRFAISVHRELTSFR, encoded by the coding sequence ATGACCGCAGATCTATCCAGCGTCGCCGCCAAACCAGGCCACCCTGAATACCACCGTCTTACCGCCAGAGCAGACCGCCTTTACCAGCGTGACGCCGACCCCCGCAGTCCCTTTATCCGTGACTACAACCGTATTCTGCACTGCACCGCCTATCGCCGCCTCAAGAATAAGACCCAGGTTTTCTACGCCACCGAAAATGACCACGTCTGCACCCGGATAGAGCACGTCAATCATGTCGTGGCCATCAGCAACACCATCGCCACCGGCTTCGGCCTGAACCAGGAACTGACCAACGCCATCGCCATCGGTCATGACGTGGGCCACGCCCCCTTCGGGCATGAAGGCGGGGAGATACTCAGCCGGCTGATGCTGGAGACTCTACATAAAAACTTCTGGCATGAAAGAAACAGCCTGTGGTTCGTCGATAACATCGAAACACTGGCCGACCCCGAAAACTGCCAGCAGAATCTTGACCTGACCTACGCCGTCCGCGACGGCATCATCGCTCATTGCGGCGAAGTTGACCAGATCGGCCTCCGCCCCCGCCAGGATTTCATCCGCCTTGAAGACGAGTTCAATCTGCCGGCTCAGCACCAGCCGGTCTCCTGGGAAGGCTGTGTCATCAAAATCGCTGATAAAATCGCCTATCTCGGCCGGGATATCGAAGACGCCTTCACCCTGGGCTTGTACACTCGGGAAGATTTCTGCCGCCGGATAGCCGATATCGACCCGTCATTCCCGGCGGAGTTCCGGCGGCTTTTCGGCATTGACCTGGCGCAGGTTTCCAACTCGTACCTGATTCACCGGTTCATCCTGGACCTTTTCGACCATTCTACCCTGGAATCCGGTTTATGCTTTTCCGCCGGATACTACGCCATGATGAAAAAACTGCGGTCTTTCAGTAACCGGCTCATTTACCAGTACCCGCGCCTGAAACATTTCGTGGATTACGCCCGCTTGATAATAGAGGCCATATTCAAGGAGCTGGAGAAGTACTGGGATGATGACTCTGCCGTCCTGCTGGACGGTATTCAGGGTATTCAGCGGTTCGCGCCGCGGCTGTATCGGGAGTTTCAAGACTGGACGGTCAAGTATTCGTCCCTGCTTCCGGAGGAAAAACTGGCCAGGGGCTACCGGAACCGGGAGGTCTATGACTATTCGTCAAGGGATGATTATATCCTGTCGGTTCTGGACTTCATCTCCGGAATGACCGACCGTTTCGCTATCTCGGTTCACCGGGAACTGACGAGTTTTCGGTAA